A stretch of DNA from Halobacteriovorax sp. JY17:
CTATGTCCCTCTATTCGCGCTCCAGTTAAAATACTAAAGAGAAAGTACTCACTATGCTTAGAAAGCCCCATATCCAAATTAAAACTTCCCTTATAAGAGTTTATCTTTCCCTCTTCGTATAGAGGAGTCGCCCTTAAATCTAGACTCCACGAAGTATTGGTATCTAGAAATTTAAAATCGGGTAAGCTTTGAATTTCAGCAAATAGAAATTCATTTAGGACTAAATCTTTTTGACTATGATTAAACTTTGCACTCAATTTAAATAATTCTATATGCGACCAAGGCTCATAACCTTCAGAGGGATCAATAAGAGCATGAAATGTCGGTCTAAAAGTTAGAATGCTAGTCTTTGATGAACCTTCCTTTCCATACATCAAATCAATTCGTCCAGGAAGATGTCCCTCCTCTGGAGCTGAAGGCGTCTTCGCAGTAATCTCTTTTGACTTTCCTTTCTTAGAACTAAGAGAGAGTATTCTTTTTTGGGCCTGCTGAAATTCACTAGAAACCTTATTCTCATGATCATGTCTTATGTAATCGTAGTAGTGAACTAGAGAGCTAAGGGTTTCTCTATCTCCAATCTCTGACTCTTCATCTAGAATTTTAGAAAAGCTATCCCTTTGTAAATTGCTTAAAGAATCGTATGATGCAAAGAATTGCTTTCTAAGAGAAGGATAATAAGAAGTTTTTTCTACTAAGTGACTATCAACTAGAACGCGAAGAAAATCAGTAGGAAGCGAGTATCCACTCATCTTCTTATCAAGATCAATATTAGTCACAAGACTTAGAATTCGGACTAAGACGGAAGTACAATTCTCATCAAAGAAGTAATAGTCAAAATTAGCATTGGCATAGAGCTCCCATATATGATTAACAAGTGCATCTACTTGGGGCTTAGTAAGACTCAATTGATAATCCCAAATATCTCTCGACTCTACTTTAGAATATTCTCTTAGAGTTTGATAGAAAGGTTGAACATCAACTATTCCCTTGTAGCCTCCAAAGAGACCTTTTATAGCATAGAGAAGCCCTGGCTTATCATCGGCCTTAGCAGAGAAGGCCACCACGTAGTTGAACATATCCTTACTTAGTGACTCATTTCCTTTCTTATTAAATTTTAAAAAAGTATGACCAAACATAGACGAGGGATTATTTACAAAAGAAGAAGCAAAGACAAGAGAGAGACTCTCCCCTACAACTGCACTCTTCCATCTTTTAAAGTGAGGACACTTTGGACTTTTGAAATTTATTTCTGGAAAATTCTTCTTTATAAAATTAAAGCGCTCAGGAAACGCGCATTGAGCGGGGATTTTCTGGGGAGTATAAGTATTTTCAATACTTTTGAATGCTTTAATATTAGCAGCAAGCTCTTTGGCTAAATCATGCTTTCCATTCTTTGCAAGAAAGAAACTCTCAGAGTCAGCAAGAGACTCAGTTTTAAAAAAACCACCCTGAAAGTGAATTAATCCTTTCCAGTACTTGAATGTTGAAACTTTTTGAATTTTATCTTGAAGTAAATCACTGGCCCTTAGATTCAATGAATTGAGGGCCAGTGTTATAAAAAGTGATATTCTTAGATAATTTGACAATTTCTTGAAAGCTCCTGATCACCTTGAACAGTCTGAAGAATATTCTTTAGAGCTGTTGTTGGAGTCGTTGATAATTCAGGATAAATCTTATCAAAGTTTTTTTGAATTTTTGAATTAAATTCAACAGAATTTCCACAACCAATAAGTCCAGAGAAAGCTGTCAGGTAGCTTCCCTTTCCAAGAGCGATTTCTTTTTGGAGTTGGTAGTAATTTGATTCTGCAAAGTGAATGATCTTACTCTCATTCTTTACAATACTGTGTTGCGCACATCCTGAAGTTCCAAAAGTCATTCCAATTGTACTTGAAAATGTTGCGTTGATAAAAGTTCTCGTGAATGATGAAATAAGAGAGTTCTTCTTTAGTACGGCCCAACCAAGCCCACAACCAGACGATGAATCTCCAGCAAACGCGTGTGTAGAAATAAGTAGAGCACCGATAAGTAGTATTTTTTTCATTTTTCCTCCGTGAAAAAATAATTCCTTAGAAATTATACCTATTAAAATGAAAAACTGAAATAATTTTAATTTATTCCCCCCAACAATCAAGTTGGGGAAATACCAAGTTATTTTAACTCTTTAGCAGCATTTAAAATAATCGACTCTTTAAGTCTGATTTTGTAATTAGGATGAATATAATTAAAAACAATCTCACCCTTAGAATTTATAAGATAAACTCCTGGAACAGGAAGGATATGGTGTGACTCCCCTGAAGCCTTATCCAAGTTGATTCCATACCCTAAGTACTTTTTATTAGTTTTATCATCAACTCTAAAGGCAAGACCAAATGCTTTTGCTGCATTAGCGCTACTATCAGAGTAAAGAGTATAGGTTAATTTATTCTTTGAGATACTTTCTTTTAGAGAAGCTGGTGAATCAGGACTAATTCCCACAATCTCCCAACCTAGTTTATTCAAATTCTTTTCAATTTTTCTTAGTCCTTGTAGTTGAAGATTACAATAAGGACACCATCCTCCTCGGTAGAATACGAGGACAGTATTCTTTCCTTGTAATTCTTTATTTAAATCAACCTCTACACCATCTATATTTCTAACCATTGAATTTGGAACGACTGCCCCATTGATAATTGGAGAAACTTCATAAGCGTTACTTACAACTGCTTCTTTTTTCATATTTGTTGAAGCACAACTCACAGTAAAAAGTAATCCTAACAATACTAGAAATCTCATTTCGTCTCCTCGACTATACAATTTTTAAGGCCGGCCTCTAAGCTCGAACCAATTAAACCTTTCCCTATAAATACAATTTTATTCACTCTACTTGTTGTTTCTTCCCAGTCTCTTCCATGATCAAACTTTAAAGAAGAATACACCCCTTGAAAGAGAACTCTCTGAGGATTACCAAAGAAGTGCAACACTCCCTTAGATCTATAGATTTCATCTTTGTACTGGGTATAAAGTACATTTAAAAACATTTCAAATGACTGGGGGTTTAGCGCTCCTTCAAATTCCAAAGAAATAGAATTCACTTCATCACCATGGGAGTGCTGAGCTTTCTTATAGGACTTACTATTTTCAAAAGAGATAACTTGATTTTCTCTGTTGATAATCTCAACCTGTAAATGACTTGGGTCATCAGTGAAAAAGAAAGCATAACTTCCATCAAACTCTATATCTAAAATATTTCTTCCATCGTGGGCCCCTTCAAAATCTAAGAGAGTGTGCTCATCGACACTAATATTTGCCCCTCTCTTCGCTCTTCTTTGAGGCGAAAAGAAAATAGAAGAAGCGTAGCTAGTCATGCGATCAGTAAATTCAGCCTCATCAACTTTAAAGAAAACTACTTTCTCATTATGATGAACGTGCCCGATATTGAGTTTATAAAATCCGGCCTTAAGAGTTACAATCCCCCCCCAGCTAAATGGATACTCTACTCCCGAAGTCTTAGGCATTGTCTTCTCTATTACAGAGAGATCAAATGATCTCGTCCCCATCACCTTATTTAAATCTACTTTCGCCTCAATTGTTTCAATTAATGTGACGTGTGGATTTCTCTTTGAAATATCATTCTTTATTTCTTCTAATTCTTCTTTAGAAGTCATATCAACTTTATTTAAAAGAATCGTTTCACTAAAAGCAATTTGATCATAGAAAGCAATCTGCTCGCTATGCTCGAACTTATCGACATTCTTTCTAAAGTGGCCACTATCAACAAGACCAATAACAGAGTCGAGTGTAAAAGACTCGCTTAGAATATCTGATGAAAAGAAGGTTTCAATAATTGGACCGGGGTTTGCCATTCCCGTAGCTTCGATAACAATATGCTCGAAGTCCTTAGACTTTGCTAATAACTTCGTAAGAGACTCGACAAGGTCTCCTCTCATAGAACAACAAATACAACCATTGCTCATTTCGACTAAGAGATCTTCAGAGCCTGTCAAAATTTCTTCATCTATTCCTACTTCACCAAACTCATTTTCAATGACAGCGATCTTCTTTCCATGATCTCCATTTAAAATACTATTAATGAAAGTTGTTTTTCCGGAGCCCAGAAACCCTACAACTAATGTGACTGGAATGAGTTCTTGCATAGCAATATGTCCTCTAATATTTATTCGTTCTTGAAATATTCTACCTTAAAATCAAGTGGTGGCTAGTCTGCTGATTATTTGTTAACATAAATCCATGAATGAGAAAGATATAAAGAAAATAATTAAAGAAGCTGGCCTTAGTTTTACAAAGCCAAGGGCCGCTATATTAAAGCTACTTACAAGAGAACATGGTCCGTATTCTGCCGATGAAATTTTTGAAAAGCTTGAAGATGGACTCTGCGATAGGGCCACACTCTTTAGGACTCTCAAGCAATTTAAAGAGAGTAATATTCTAAATAGTATTCGATTTGACGAAGATTTCGCCCGTTATGAATTCAATCACCCAGGGCATCATCACCACCATATAATTTGTAAAGATTGCTCAAAAGTTATAGTTCTAGATCACTGCTTCGTTGAAGAGATTGATCAAAAAATAGAGTTGATGGGTTACAAAGATGTGGAACACAAACTAGAATTTTTCGCTATATGCCCAAATTGCCAAAATAAATAACTAACAGTGCTTACAGAGAGAATCTTTAAAATTAAAAAAGTGTCCTGTAACAAGAATTAAGCCTGAAACTATATTCACTATAATTTCAATTTCGTGAATATGCCCTATAGAAGAACCGCTCTCAACAACCATGTGAAGCAACATTGCAATGAATAGTCCTGATAGGCCAATTACTCCAAGAGTAAGAGGTCTAACTTTTTGAGTGTGCTTATATGTTTTAAGAAAACTTATTAGAGCTATTGGGGCAACTAAGAGAAAGAGAATTATATGAATGAGTTCGCTATGAAAGTACTCACCAAGGGCCGGTGCGGCCATAAGAATAAATGGAGTTGCTAAGCAGTGAACACAGCAAGATAGAGAGA
This window harbors:
- a CDS encoding DUF4105 domain-containing protein, with the translated sequence MSNYLRISLFITLALNSLNLRASDLLQDKIQKVSTFKYWKGLIHFQGGFFKTESLADSESFFLAKNGKHDLAKELAANIKAFKSIENTYTPQKIPAQCAFPERFNFIKKNFPEINFKSPKCPHFKRWKSAVVGESLSLVFASSFVNNPSSMFGHTFLKFNKKGNESLSKDMFNYVVAFSAKADDKPGLLYAIKGLFGGYKGIVDVQPFYQTLREYSKVESRDIWDYQLSLTKPQVDALVNHIWELYANANFDYYFFDENCTSVLVRILSLVTNIDLDKKMSGYSLPTDFLRVLVDSHLVEKTSYYPSLRKQFFASYDSLSNLQRDSFSKILDEESEIGDRETLSSLVHYYDYIRHDHENKVSSEFQQAQKRILSLSSKKGKSKEITAKTPSAPEEGHLPGRIDLMYGKEGSSKTSILTFRPTFHALIDPSEGYEPWSHIELFKLSAKFNHSQKDLVLNEFLFAEIQSLPDFKFLDTNTSWSLDLRATPLYEEGKINSYKGSFNLDMGLSKHSEYFLFSILTGARIEGHSSFKNKLKVGPNVKINIGVNLFQTKLILESSYFYSLLEAKEKIHRDYLQTKLQLSSNISKRISIKLEGTHFSDIENINKATYQSYLFGVGIYY
- a CDS encoding DUF3015 domain-containing protein, which encodes MKKILLIGALLISTHAFAGDSSSGCGLGWAVLKKNSLISSFTRTFINATFSSTIGMTFGTSGCAQHSIVKNESKIIHFAESNYYQLQKEIALGKGSYLTAFSGLIGCGNSVEFNSKIQKNFDKIYPELSTTPTTALKNILQTVQGDQELSRNCQII
- a CDS encoding peroxiredoxin-like family protein, which produces MRFLVLLGLLFTVSCASTNMKKEAVVSNAYEVSPIINGAVVPNSMVRNIDGVEVDLNKELQGKNTVLVFYRGGWCPYCNLQLQGLRKIEKNLNKLGWEIVGISPDSPASLKESISKNKLTYTLYSDSSANAAKAFGLAFRVDDKTNKKYLGYGINLDKASGESHHILPVPGVYLINSKGEIVFNYIHPNYKIRLKESIILNAAKELK
- a CDS encoding CobW family GTP-binding protein; protein product: MQELIPVTLVVGFLGSGKTTFINSILNGDHGKKIAVIENEFGEVGIDEEILTGSEDLLVEMSNGCICCSMRGDLVESLTKLLAKSKDFEHIVIEATGMANPGPIIETFFSSDILSESFTLDSVIGLVDSGHFRKNVDKFEHSEQIAFYDQIAFSETILLNKVDMTSKEELEEIKNDISKRNPHVTLIETIEAKVDLNKVMGTRSFDLSVIEKTMPKTSGVEYPFSWGGIVTLKAGFYKLNIGHVHHNEKVVFFKVDEAEFTDRMTSYASSIFFSPQRRAKRGANISVDEHTLLDFEGAHDGRNILDIEFDGSYAFFFTDDPSHLQVEIINRENQVISFENSKSYKKAQHSHGDEVNSISLEFEGALNPQSFEMFLNVLYTQYKDEIYRSKGVLHFFGNPQRVLFQGVYSSLKFDHGRDWEETTSRVNKIVFIGKGLIGSSLEAGLKNCIVEETK
- a CDS encoding Fur family transcriptional regulator, whose amino-acid sequence is MNEKDIKKIIKEAGLSFTKPRAAILKLLTREHGPYSADEIFEKLEDGLCDRATLFRTLKQFKESNILNSIRFDEDFARYEFNHPGHHHHHIICKDCSKVIVLDHCFVEEIDQKIELMGYKDVEHKLEFFAICPNCQNK
- a CDS encoding MerC domain-containing protein — protein: MNHVQQERMDKLGIMLSLSCCVHCLATPFILMAAPALGEYFHSELIHIILFLLVAPIALISFLKTYKHTQKVRPLTLGVIGLSGLFIAMLLHMVVESGSSIGHIHEIEIIVNIVSGLILVTGHFFNFKDSLCKHC